The Pararhodobacter sp. genomic sequence AAGTAGCGCCGGAATAGCGTCGCGACAATCACGTCCGACTTGCGCCGTGAACCGTTCGCGTCGATGGCAATCGCCTTGTCGCCGGCTTTCACGGCCGAGCCGTATTGCCCCTCAAGCACCGACAGCACGTCCCGCTTGAAGTCGGCATGGGTGTAAGTCGCGTCGCTGAATGCCTGCTTGTAGGCTGACTTTTCGTCATCGGACAGAGATTCGAGATCGCTGTGAAAACAGTCGTCCAGCCGGATGACGATGTCCACGTCGCTCTCGGCGTAGATATTCGTGTCGTTGCCGTACGAGCCTTGAAGGAACACCTTGAAATTCTTGCCGGCATACGGCGTGGTGCTGGCCTCCAGGACGCTCTTGATCGTGTTGTAGGTGTTGCTCGACTGGGTGATCGACCCCTGGTGAGACCATGTTTCGAGCTGCGATTCTGGTATTGGCATCGTCTTCCCCTGGCTATATCAAATGCTCGCGAAGCTGCGTCTCCCGCGACGCGAACGACTCCCGTCCTCGCTGGAACAAGACACCCAGCTTCTTGATGTCGTGTTCCAGTAGATCAGTCGCCATTTCAGGCGTGACGTAGGAGTCGTTGATCCGGATGGTCGGTACGTCATGGAACAGAATCTGCCGCAGTTGGTCCATCGACTGCGTGTTGATCTCCAGGGTCTTCTGCAGCAACTGGACGCTAACGAGATATTTTTTCGCCAGCCACATCAACAGGCTCGGCTTCGGGTCGGGGTAAATGCCCACGCCAACGCTCACAAGCCGGATGTCCTTGCGATCTCTCCGAAGCGCCTGGACCGCATCGGCGATTGCGTACAGCGTCGGGTTGTTTGCGCAGTACCCGCCGTCGATCAGCTCGATGTCCTCACCCATCGAGGTCCTGACGATCGTTCGCTCGAAGAACGGGTAGGCCGAGCACGATGCCTTGACAGCGTCTGCGATGCTCACGCCAAAGCCCGGGACGAACGTACCGACTCGGCCATGCGCCTGCGCGACGCTGCCCTTAAAGATCATCGGGCGCTCGTTCAGCCACTTGGCCGTAACGATCCCGATGTCGGTCTTCACATCACTGAACGTTGCATCGCCGAAGACCTCGCTCGCCAGCTTCTTCAGGGCGCGCGACCTGGCCGGAGCGGTCTTCTGCGACATCACGGTAGGCACGTGCTTGCGGTACAGCTCCAGGATGGAATCGACGCTGTGACCGAGCGCGATCAGTGACGCGATGATCGCGCCCGTACTGGTACCGAAAACCAGATCGAACTTCTGGTGCAGTGGGCACCCGATCATCGCCTCGATTTCCTTGAGTACGCCCAGCGTGTAAAAGCCCTTAGCGCCGCCGCCGTCCAACGTAAGGACTCGCAGTAAGGCAGACGATCCAGACTCTTCTTTCGACTCCATCATTTTCAATGTCCTCCCAACCGATGAAGAACGTACGCAACGCCGACGATCATCAGCTCAACCCTGAGCATGAAGCCGTGCCTCTCCAGCGTCCCCGGCTTCATGTGTAGCTCGGCCAAATTCTGCATGGTGTCCGCACCGGTCCTCTTGTCGCTGCGGTGCTTGTTATTATCACAATGCGACGTATACACAAATCAAGATAGACTCATGGACAGATTCTAGGGCAGACCATATACTTTCCGCAATAACCCTCACAAGCATTCGCTAACCGAACGAGCCAGCCAGGATGTCGAACGAACAGCTTGCAGATCTAACTCAGCCACAACGCGACCGGCTCGCGTTCGTGGAGTTGCGCGTGCGCTTCATTGGGGAGATACGCCGTCAGGACTTGGTGACGCGGTTTGGCATTCAGTCCGCCGCCGCTTCAAGGGATCTGGCGCTGTACAAGGAGTTGGCGCCAGGCAACATCGACTACGACCCCAAGGGCAAGTCTTACGTCCTTGGGGCGAACTTTCGGCCCGTCTTCGACTTTCCCCCGGAGCGGGTGCTGTCGTGGCTGACCCAGGGCTTCGGCGACGGTGAGCCGATGCGGCTCAAGGCGTGGGTGGCCAGCGAGAGCCCGTCACGGCTGACGCACCCGGATCTGGATGTGCTGGCGAGCGTGACCCGGGCGATCCATCAGGAGTGCCCGCTGGGCATCGAGTACCACTCCATCTCAAGTGGCCGCACTGAGCGGGAGATCGTCCCCTTCGCGTTGATCGACAACGGCCTGCGCTGGCACGTCCGCGCCTTTGACCGTAAGTCCCAGGAGTTCCGGGATTTCGTCATCACCCGGATCAAGCGCCCCGTGGCGCTTATGAGGGTCAGTTCGTGGCGCCCCACGAGGCCAGCGATCAGGACATTCAATGGACCCGGATCGTCGAGCTGGAGTTGGTG encodes the following:
- a CDS encoding patatin-like phospholipase family protein; this translates as MMESKEESGSSALLRVLTLDGGGAKGFYTLGVLKEIEAMIGCPLHQKFDLVFGTSTGAIIASLIALGHSVDSILELYRKHVPTVMSQKTAPARSRALKKLASEVFGDATFSDVKTDIGIVTAKWLNERPMIFKGSVAQAHGRVGTFVPGFGVSIADAVKASCSAYPFFERTIVRTSMGEDIELIDGGYCANNPTLYAIADAVQALRRDRKDIRLVSVGVGIYPDPKPSLLMWLAKKYLVSVQLLQKTLEINTQSMDQLRQILFHDVPTIRINDSYVTPEMATDLLEHDIKKLGVLFQRGRESFASRETQLREHLI
- a CDS encoding nucleotidyltransferase, which translates into the protein MPIPESQLETWSHQGSITQSSNTYNTIKSVLEASTTPYAGKNFKVFLQGSYGNDTNIYAESDVDIVIRLDDCFHSDLESLSDDEKSAYKQAFSDATYTHADFKRDVLSVLEGQYGSAVKAGDKAIAIDANGSRRKSDVIVATLFRRYFKFRSASDSEYVEGICFFNAAGERIANYPKQHSANLTAKHQASSKWLKPMTRVFKNMRSRMVEDGLIKAGIAPSYYIEGLLYNVPNEKLTTSYQDCVV